One window of Tepidanaerobacter acetatoxydans Re1 genomic DNA carries:
- a CDS encoding tyrosine-type recombinase/integrase — protein sequence MWKKHLKMFLLYKKAQGLAERTLQDYEYNIGLFFKAYPNALKDDERLEMAVLEYFSSIGHLAPATFNSRRKNLNTFFLWLKDEKGIIEQNPICHIKRRKEEKLPRASDEETLAKLLKAPDITTFAGLRDYALIVLTLDTGIRPGEAFGLLKKDFDLETGQIEIPAEVAKTRTRRILPILPQTVLAIAELIQSRHKYWPDTVPVFCTENGGKLGKNQWGRRMIEYGEKIGKKVTPYQLRHSFALLFLRNKGSAFHLQQMLGHTTMEMTEKYVYLSKSDVDEVHYTASPLNKLMPMKKE from the coding sequence ATGTGGAAAAAGCACTTGAAGATGTTTTTACTATATAAAAAGGCTCAGGGTTTAGCAGAAAGAACATTGCAAGATTACGAATACAATATTGGTTTATTCTTCAAAGCGTATCCAAATGCTTTAAAAGACGATGAAAGGCTAGAAATGGCTGTTTTAGAATACTTTTCAAGCATCGGTCATCTTGCGCCGGCAACGTTCAATAGCCGCCGGAAAAACCTGAATACGTTCTTTTTGTGGCTGAAAGATGAAAAGGGTATCATTGAACAGAATCCTATATGTCATATCAAGCGGCGAAAAGAAGAAAAACTGCCACGGGCATCCGACGAAGAAACTCTGGCAAAACTCCTCAAGGCTCCCGACATAACAACCTTTGCCGGCCTTCGGGATTATGCTCTTATTGTGCTTACACTTGATACCGGTATCCGGCCCGGTGAGGCTTTTGGATTGCTGAAAAAGGATTTTGACCTTGAGACAGGGCAGATAGAAATTCCGGCAGAAGTGGCAAAAACAAGGACAAGACGAATCCTGCCTATCCTCCCTCAAACTGTTCTTGCCATTGCTGAATTGATACAATCCCGGCATAAATACTGGCCTGACACTGTTCCGGTGTTTTGCACAGAGAATGGTGGAAAGTTGGGAAAGAATCAGTGGGGTAGAAGGATGATAGAATATGGTGAGAAGATAGGCAAAAAGGTCACACCCTATCAACTCCGGCATTCTTTTGCCCTGCTATTTTTGCGAAACAAAGGAAGTGCTTTCCATCTTCAACAGATGTTAGGCCATACCACAATGGAAATGACGGAGAAGTATGTGTATTTGAGCAAAAGTGATGTGGATGAAGTGCATTATACGGCAAGTCCTCTAAATAAATTGATGCCGATGAAAAAAGAGTAA
- a CDS encoding FmdB family zinc ribbon protein, translating to MPTFDFECRKCGNRFSEFVSIKDKDNVRCPECNGEVKQLFTGFLFTRKSNASSTGTSCSSCSGGNCSTCGH from the coding sequence ATGCCAACATTTGATTTTGAATGCAGAAAATGTGGTAATCGTTTTAGTGAATTTGTCAGCATTAAAGATAAGGATAATGTTCGCTGTCCAGAATGTAATGGTGAGGTAAAGCAGCTTTTCACCGGTTTCCTTTTTACGAGGAAAAGTAATGCGAGCAGCACAGGCACATCCTGCAGTTCTTGCAGCGGAGGCAATTGCAGCACATGTGGGCATTGA
- the smpB gene encoding SsrA-binding protein SmpB, protein MEKKSRDLVVNRKARHDYHILETFEAGIALTGTEVKSVREGKCNLKDSFARIENGEIYLYNMHISPYEKGNIFNKDPLRTRKLLMHKKQINRLFGQVKEKGLTLIPLRLYLNERGLVKVELALAKGKALYDKREDAKHRDAAREIEKAFKEFNKA, encoded by the coding sequence TTGGAAAAAAAATCTCGAGACCTTGTCGTGAATCGAAAAGCAAGGCATGACTATCATATATTAGAAACTTTTGAAGCAGGCATTGCTCTTACAGGTACCGAAGTAAAATCTGTGCGTGAGGGAAAATGCAATCTCAAAGATAGTTTTGCAAGAATTGAAAATGGCGAAATATATCTATATAATATGCATATAAGCCCATATGAAAAGGGTAATATTTTTAACAAAGACCCTTTAAGAACACGAAAGCTGTTAATGCATAAAAAACAAATTAACCGACTTTTTGGGCAGGTTAAAGAAAAAGGCCTGACTCTCATCCCACTTAGATTATACTTAAACGAGCGGGGACTTGTTAAGGTTGAATTAGCCTTGGCTAAAGGTAAGGCTCTATATGATAAACGTGAAGATGCAAAGCATAGAGATGCTGCAAGAGAAATAGAAAAGGCCTTCAAAGAGTTTAATAAAGCATAA